The following are encoded together in the Fimbriiglobus ruber genome:
- a CDS encoding IS630 family transposase: MAEARDGKRTVYFVDASHFVLASFLGWVWCFVRLHVRAASGRQRYNVLGALNAVTHELVTEINTTYITATSVCALLRKIAALGGSLPITLVLDNARYQRCALVEHTAKALGIELLFLPSYSPNLNLIERLWKFVKKEALNSRHHQDFKKFQEAIDHCLADLPTKHREKLATLMTHKFQTWDNVSLLDA; encoded by the coding sequence TTGGCGGAAGCCCGCGACGGTAAGCGGACGGTGTACTTCGTGGACGCGTCGCACTTCGTCTTGGCGTCGTTCCTGGGGTGGGTGTGGTGCTTCGTCCGGTTACATGTCCGGGCCGCGTCGGGACGGCAGAGGTACAACGTGCTGGGTGCGCTGAACGCGGTCACGCACGAGCTGGTGACAGAAATCAACACGACGTACATCACGGCCACCTCGGTGTGTGCGTTGCTCCGCAAGATCGCGGCCCTCGGTGGGTCATTGCCGATCACGCTGGTACTCGACAACGCCCGCTACCAGCGGTGCGCGCTGGTGGAGCACACGGCCAAGGCACTCGGGATCGAGTTGTTGTTCCTGCCGTCGTATTCGCCGAACCTGAACTTGATCGAGCGACTCTGGAAGTTCGTGAAGAAGGAGGCGTTGAACAGCCGCCACCATCAGGACTTCAAGAAGTTCCAGGAGGCCATCGACCATTGCTTGGCGGATCTGCCGACGAAACACCGAGAGAAACTGGCGACCCTGATGACCCACAAATTCCAGACGTGGGACAATGTGTCACTCCTGGACGCGTAA
- a CDS encoding helix-turn-helix domain-containing protein, protein MRPQYSFPEPVVQAIADARYRHPDPRVQERMEILWLKTRNVTHSRIAELANVSRSTVQRTLRIYAAKGLDGVRSFGWKGQPSALTPHHGTIEDAFRRHPPHTAHEAARRIEDLTGVRRKASRVRQFLKEDLGMKCLKVAPIPVPPKKTVDEHARTQADFLKDGTGTEVGGSPRR, encoded by the coding sequence ATGCGTCCCCAATATTCGTTTCCCGAACCCGTGGTCCAAGCGATCGCGGACGCGCGCTATCGGCACCCGGACCCGCGTGTCCAAGAGCGGATGGAGATTCTCTGGCTCAAGACCCGGAACGTGACGCACAGTCGGATCGCGGAGTTGGCCAACGTGTCGCGCTCCACGGTGCAGCGGACCCTGCGGATCTATGCGGCGAAGGGTCTGGATGGGGTCCGATCGTTCGGCTGGAAGGGCCAACCCAGTGCGCTGACACCGCATCACGGGACGATCGAAGACGCGTTTCGCCGGCACCCGCCGCACACGGCCCACGAGGCGGCGCGGCGGATCGAGGACCTGACGGGCGTCCGACGCAAGGCGTCGCGGGTGCGCCAGTTCTTGAAAGAGGATCTGGGGATGAAATGCCTGAAGGTGGCACCCATCCCGGTGCCGCCCAAGAAAACGGTCGACGAACACGCCCGCACGCAGGCGGATTTTTTAAAAGACGGAACTGGAACCGAAGTTGGCGGAAGCCCGCGACGGTAA
- a CDS encoding IS5 family transposase, producing the protein MRRYELTDPQWCRIASLLPDPTHHGKPGRPGSDPRLLLNGILWILHTGGPWRDLPERYGPWRTVFHRFNAWRADGTWVRVVTSLLDEMDDRGLIDHELWCIDGTVIRASRAAAGAKKTRIANLPGL; encoded by the coding sequence ATGCGACGGTACGAACTCACTGATCCGCAATGGTGTCGGATCGCGTCGTTGCTTCCCGATCCGACACACCATGGCAAGCCCGGTCGCCCGGGGTCCGACCCGCGGCTCCTGCTCAACGGGATCCTGTGGATCTTGCACACGGGGGGTCCGTGGCGGGACCTACCCGAGCGTTACGGCCCCTGGAGAACGGTGTTCCACCGGTTCAATGCGTGGCGGGCCGACGGCACCTGGGTTCGTGTGGTCACCTCACTGCTCGACGAAATGGATGACCGGGGACTCATCGACCACGAGCTGTGGTGCATCGATGGGACCGTCATCCGGGCTAGCCGAGCGGCCGCGGGGGCGAAAAAAACTAGGATAGCAAACTTACCTGGATTGTAA
- a CDS encoding tetratricopeptide repeat protein, which yields MNRRHFWFGLVLFVSLAGSGRPALTQPPLSEKAKQRDELGAKADALIQEGKFADAIEPATACVWLFREIDGPTHWRTFDAEQRLKLAETAEGFPADKRQKLRDVMAAEARAKKAETAKSQDALKLAHTARDGYRELLGEETPEVARIWHLIGRIDLGTNDAMGAKEANESALKIRRRILPVSHPDLGRSFSNLGTAQLFLSDKQGAIESYQEAIRIWKAGLNANDRLIALGLHSLGNVQYLLQEYEAAKQSRAEAVAIFRKALPKDDHDIATSLTYLGNVQDALRDYEAAQQSYTEALASYRKAHPNDHPAIVISLIYLGNVQHALREYEAAKQSHTEALAIRRKTLPKDHPDIATSLNNLGVVQHSLREYEAAKQSHTEALAIKRKALPKDHLDIATSLNNLGLVLHSLREYEAARQSHTEALTIRRKTLPNDRHDIATSLNNLGNVMDSLREYEAAKQNYTDALAIRRKALPKDHPDIAESLNNLGRVLYSLREYEAAKQNHTEALTIRRKALPKDHPDIASSLNGLGNVQNSLREHEAAKQSHTEAIAIYRKALPINQSDIAMSLNNLGNVQHALREYEAAKQSHTEALTIRRKTLPNDHPDIATSLNNLGNVLYTLREYEAAKQSHTEALAIKRRALPNDRPDIATSLNNLGNAQHALRDYEAAKQNYTEALAIRRKALPNDHPDIATSLNNLGFLELCSRRPSAATIEFLNEALTIKRAEHARLAGIQAEAEQFVTANDARSTLGMFLSATLDPGRDATPVFHQTASFKGAVTARQYWTREIRNPKDAITAELLRKLTIVDRELLGSSLSDPSVSRFPESADLKKRLAELQEQRKDLERQLGPV from the coding sequence ATGAATCGTCGTCACTTCTGGTTCGGGTTAGTGCTCTTCGTCAGTCTCGCGGGAAGTGGACGGCCCGCACTTACGCAGCCACCATTGTCCGAGAAGGCCAAACAGCGGGACGAGTTGGGGGCCAAGGCCGACGCCCTCATTCAGGAAGGCAAGTTCGCCGACGCGATCGAGCCGGCCACCGCCTGCGTGTGGCTGTTCCGCGAGATCGACGGCCCGACGCACTGGCGGACGTTCGACGCCGAGCAGCGGCTGAAGTTGGCGGAGACAGCCGAGGGTTTTCCCGCGGACAAGCGACAGAAGTTGCGGGATGTGATGGCAGCCGAAGCCCGGGCGAAGAAAGCGGAAACGGCCAAGTCTCAGGACGCCCTCAAGTTGGCTCACACGGCCCGCGACGGCTATCGCGAACTATTGGGGGAAGAAACACCGGAAGTCGCTCGGATCTGGCACCTGATCGGGCGAATCGACTTGGGAACGAATGATGCGATGGGGGCGAAGGAAGCAAACGAAAGCGCGCTGAAGATCCGGCGGAGAATATTGCCGGTATCGCACCCCGATCTTGGCAGGTCATTTAGCAATCTTGGCACAGCACAACTCTTTCTAAGTGACAAGCAAGGCGCTATCGAGAGCTACCAGGAGGCGATTCGCATTTGGAAAGCGGGCCTCAATGCGAATGATCGGTTAATAGCGTTGGGTCTACATAGTCTGGGGAACGTGCAATACTTGTTGCAAGAGTATGAGGCGGCCAAACAGAGCCGCGCCGAGGCCGTTGCCATCTTCCGGAAGGCTCTCCCCAAAGACGACCACGACATCGCCACGAGCCTGACCTACCTGGGAAACGTGCAAGACGCGTTGCGGGACTACGAGGCCGCCCAACAGAGCTACACCGAAGCCCTTGCCAGCTACCGGAAAGCTCACCCCAACGACCACCCTGCCATCGTCATTAGCCTCATTTATCTTGGGAACGTGCAGCATGCGTTACGGGAGTACGAGGCGGCCAAGCAGAGCCACACCGAGGCCCTCGCCATCCGACGCAAGACTCTCCCCAAAGACCACCCCGACATCGCCACCAGCCTGAACAATCTGGGGGTCGTGCAGCATTCATTGCGGGAGTACGAGGCGGCCAAGCAGAGCCATACCGAAGCCCTCGCCATCAAACGCAAGGCTCTCCCCAAAGACCACCTCGACATCGCCACCAGCCTGAACAACCTGGGGCTCGTGCTGCACTCGTTACGGGAGTATGAGGCGGCCAGGCAGAGCCACACCGAAGCCCTCACCATCCGACGCAAAACTCTGCCCAACGACCGCCACGACATCGCCACGAGCCTGAACAACCTGGGAAACGTGATGGACTCGTTACGAGAGTACGAGGCGGCCAAGCAGAACTACACTGATGCCCTCGCCATCCGACGCAAAGCTCTCCCCAAAGACCATCCCGACATCGCGGAGAGCCTAAATAATCTGGGGAGAGTGCTGTACTCGTTGCGGGAGTACGAGGCAGCCAAGCAGAACCACACCGAAGCCCTCACCATCCGACGCAAGGCTCTCCCCAAAGACCACCCCGACATCGCCTCAAGTCTGAACGGTCTGGGGAATGTGCAGAATTCGTTGCGGGAGCACGAGGCTGCCAAACAGAGTCACACCGAAGCCATCGCCATCTACCGGAAGGCTCTCCCTATAAATCAATCCGACATCGCCATGAGCCTGAACAATCTGGGAAACGTGCAGCATGCATTGCGGGAGTATGAAGCGGCCAAGCAGAGCCACACCGAAGCCCTCACCATCCGACGCAAAACTCTCCCCAACGACCACCCCGACATCGCCACGAGCCTGAACAACCTGGGAAACGTGCTGTATACGTTGAGAGAGTACGAAGCGGCCAAGCAAAGCCACACCGAAGCCCTCGCCATCAAACGCAGGGCTCTCCCCAACGACCGCCCCGACATCGCCACGAGCCTGAACAACCTGGGAAACGCGCAGCATGCATTGCGGGACTACGAGGCCGCTAAACAGAACTACACCGAAGCCCTCGCCATCCGACGCAAGGCTCTCCCCAACGACCACCCCGACATCGCCACGAGTCTGAACAACCTGGGATTTCTGGAATTATGTTCAAGAAGGCCATCTGCTGCAACGATCGAGTTCCTCAACGAAGCCTTAACCATCAAACGAGCGGAACATGCGCGACTTGCTGGTATTCAAGCTGAGGCCGAACAATTTGTCACGGCCAACGATGCCCGGTCTACTCTTGGCATGTTCCTCTCAGCCACTTTAGATCCCGGTCGGGACGCCACGCCGGTTTTTCATCAGACGGCGAGTTTCAAAGGAGCCGTCACGGCTCGCCAGTACTGGACTCGAGAGATTCGGAACCCGAAGGATGCCATTACCGCTGAACTCCTCCGCAAGCTCACGATTGTCGATCGCGAATTACTCGGGTCGTCGCTGTCCGATCCATCCGTAAGCCGCTTCCCCGAATCGGCCGATCTGAAGAAACGCCTGGCGGAATTACAGGAACAGCGGAAAGACCTGGAGCGGCAACTAGGGCCTGTCTGA
- a CDS encoding CHAT domain-containing protein, with protein sequence MSLNNLGNVQKSLREYEAAKQSYTDALAIYRKALPRDHPTIADSLNNLGSVQYSLRAYEAAKQSHSDALAIKRKALPRDHPDIAMSLNNLGNVQHALREFEAARQSYTEALAINQKALPRDHPDIARSLNNLGLLELCSNGTSAATIESLGEALTIKRAEYVRLASLQAEAEQFATASDARSTLDLYLSATLDPGRDATPVFHQTASFKGAVTAHQHWTREVRNPKDAITAELLRKLTIVDRELLGSSLSVPSAGRSPESIDPRKRLTELQEQRKDLERQLTAHSEAYRVFLAKAKIGGGEIRAALPAGTCLIDFRDYKQVGPPPKGTDDPVFEDRLIAFVVKPGTAKMVLVPFGRSAPIATLVERWRASYSIGRMPAADEPDPAVALRKALWEPLQTHLGKDVRTVLISPDGPLHDLPFAALPGSKDDTFLLHEYAFAVVPVPVLLPEMLEKKPAPLGAGPLLLMGGIAFGDGPDPSLPTSTSKLPPVPRFNALEGTDSEVNDLRAQFEDAFPDAPPPTVLRKDRATKAAFLQNAPRYPYIHLATHGFFAQESEKSVLGPSPLERSLRDFQMDRVVVGRNPGLLSGVVFAGVNRPDRPKEDGVLTALEAGELDLGRTELVVLSACETGRGRVAGGEGVLGLQRAFQVAGARTTVASLWKVPDEETHQLMREFYRRLWDVKNPMPRAEALRQAQLWMLANRKRGAQPPEVKGPLAPHVWAAFVLAGDWR encoded by the coding sequence ATGAGCCTGAACAATCTGGGGAACGTGCAGAAGTCGTTGCGGGAATACGAGGCGGCCAAGCAGAGCTACACCGACGCCCTCGCCATCTACCGGAAGGCTCTCCCCAGAGACCACCCAACCATCGCCGACAGCTTGAACAATCTGGGGAGCGTGCAGTACTCGTTACGGGCGTACGAGGCGGCCAAGCAGAGTCACTCCGACGCTCTCGCTATCAAACGCAAGGCTCTCCCCAGAGACCACCCCGACATCGCCATGAGCCTGAACAACCTGGGGAACGTACAGCATGCGTTGCGGGAGTTCGAGGCGGCTAGACAGAGCTACACCGAAGCCCTCGCCATCAACCAGAAGGCTCTCCCCAGAGACCACCCCGACATCGCCAGGAGCCTGAACAATCTGGGACTTCTGGAATTATGTTCAAACGGGACATCTGCGGCAACGATCGAGTCCCTCGGCGAAGCCTTAACCATCAAACGAGCGGAATATGTGCGATTAGCCAGCCTTCAGGCCGAAGCCGAACAATTCGCCACGGCCAGCGATGCCCGGTCCACTCTTGACCTGTATCTCTCAGCCACTTTAGATCCCGGTCGGGACGCCACGCCGGTTTTTCATCAGACGGCGAGTTTCAAAGGAGCCGTCACGGCTCACCAGCACTGGACACGCGAAGTTCGGAATCCGAAGGATGCCATTACCGCTGAACTCCTCCGCAAGCTCACGATTGTCGATCGCGAATTACTCGGGTCATCGCTGTCCGTTCCGTCCGCTGGTCGCTCGCCAGAATCGATCGATCCGAGGAAGCGGTTGACGGAACTGCAGGAACAGCGGAAAGACCTGGAGCGGCAACTAACCGCACACAGCGAAGCGTATCGCGTGTTCCTGGCCAAGGCGAAGATTGGGGGCGGCGAAATTCGTGCCGCTCTACCCGCCGGGACCTGTCTGATCGACTTCCGGGACTACAAGCAAGTCGGCCCACCGCCGAAGGGCACGGACGACCCGGTGTTTGAAGATCGCCTGATCGCGTTCGTAGTCAAGCCCGGGACCGCGAAGATGGTCCTAGTCCCCTTCGGTCGCTCGGCCCCGATCGCCACGTTGGTCGAGCGATGGCGTGCCAGCTACAGCATCGGCCGTATGCCCGCGGCCGACGAGCCCGACCCGGCGGTCGCGTTGCGGAAAGCACTCTGGGAGCCGCTGCAGACGCACCTCGGCAAGGACGTCCGGACCGTCCTGATCTCGCCCGACGGCCCGTTGCACGACTTACCTTTCGCGGCTCTACCCGGGTCAAAAGATGACACCTTCTTGCTTCACGAATACGCCTTCGCCGTCGTCCCGGTCCCGGTCCTCCTGCCCGAGATGCTGGAGAAAAAGCCTGCTCCCCTCGGGGCAGGTCCACTGCTCCTGATGGGCGGCATCGCGTTCGGCGACGGCCCGGACCCCTCGCTCCCTACGAGCACGTCCAAACTGCCGCCGGTCCCCCGGTTCAACGCCCTGGAGGGCACGGACAGCGAGGTCAACGACCTGCGAGCCCAGTTCGAGGACGCCTTCCCGGACGCCCCGCCACCCACCGTTCTCAGGAAGGACCGGGCGACCAAGGCGGCGTTCCTCCAGAACGCCCCCAGGTATCCGTACATCCACTTGGCCACGCACGGCTTCTTCGCTCAGGAGAGTGAGAAGTCGGTCCTCGGCCCGAGCCCACTGGAGCGGTCCCTCCGGGACTTCCAGATGGACCGAGTGGTCGTGGGGCGGAACCCGGGCCTGCTGTCGGGGGTCGTGTTCGCCGGGGTGAACCGCCCCGACCGGCCCAAAGAGGATGGCGTCCTGACGGCCCTGGAGGCGGGCGAGTTGGACCTCGGGCGGACCGAGTTGGTGGTCCTGAGCGCGTGTGAGACGGGCCGCGGGCGGGTGGCCGGGGGAGAGGGCGTGCTGGGCCTCCAGCGGGCGTTCCAGGTGGCCGGGGCGCGGACCACGGTGGCCAGTCTGTGGAAGGTCCCGGACGAGGAGACGCACCAACTCATGCGGGAGTTCTACCGCCGCCTGTGGGACGTCAAGAACCCGATGCCTCGGGCCGAGGCGCTGAGGCAGGCTCAGTTGTGGATGCTGGCCAACCGGAAGCGCGGGGCCCAGCCGCCCGAGGTCAAGGGCCCCCTGGCGCCTCACGTCTGGGCCGCTTTCGTCCTCGCCGGCGACTGGCGGTGA
- a CDS encoding tetratricopeptide repeat protein, translated as MNRHQLWFGLVLICTLWVSERPSAAQPPLAEKAKQRDELGAKADALIQEGKFAAAIEPADACARLSRGIDGPKHWRTFDAEQRLKLAEMAKGFPEDKQQKLRDAMAAEAEAKNAETAKPQDALKLAQTARDRYCELLGEETLEVARIWHLIGRIDLGMNNANGAKDANKSALKIRRKSLPVTHPDLGRSLNNLGFAQSNLGDKTSAIDNYQKAIRIWKAGLSANDPLIVMGLNNLAAFQNSIQEYEEAKKSYTEILAIRQQTLPKDPLDIAQSLFNLGDVQNSLREYEAAKKSHAEALDIFRKAYRKDHPNIATSLNNLGVVQYALREYEAAKKSHTEALDIRRKVPLIDRSYVATSLNNLGLVQHALREYEAAKRNHTEALDIRRKAFSKDHPDIAMSLNNLGLVQDSLREYEAAKRNHTEALDIFRTALPKDQKKIAASLNNLGNVQYSLRDYEAANQSYTEALAIRRKALPKDHPDIAMSLNGLGNVQKSFREYEAAKQSYTDALAIYRKALPVAPPTSP; from the coding sequence ATGAATCGTCATCAGCTATGGTTCGGGCTGGTACTCATCTGCACTCTCTGGGTAAGCGAGCGACCATCTGCGGCCCAGCCGCCATTGGCCGAGAAGGCCAAACAGCGGGATGAGTTGGGGGCCAAGGCCGACGCCCTCATTCAGGAAGGCAAGTTCGCCGCCGCGATCGAGCCAGCCGACGCGTGCGCGCGGTTATCCCGCGGGATCGACGGACCCAAGCACTGGCGGACGTTCGACGCCGAGCAGCGGCTGAAGTTGGCGGAGATGGCCAAGGGTTTTCCCGAGGACAAGCAACAGAAGTTGCGGGATGCGATGGCGGCCGAAGCCGAGGCAAAGAATGCAGAAACGGCCAAGCCCCAGGACGCCCTCAAGTTGGCTCAAACGGCCCGCGACCGCTATTGTGAGCTGCTGGGGGAAGAGACGCTGGAAGTCGCTCGGATCTGGCATTTGATCGGACGAATCGATTTGGGAATGAACAATGCGAACGGGGCAAAGGATGCAAACAAAAGTGCCCTCAAGATTCGGAGGAAAAGTCTGCCGGTAACACACCCAGATCTTGGCAGGTCACTCAACAATCTTGGATTCGCGCAATCCAATCTAGGCGACAAGACAAGTGCCATCGATAACTACCAAAAGGCGATTCGCATTTGGAAAGCGGGTCTAAGTGCGAATGACCCATTAATAGTGATGGGTCTGAACAACCTCGCTGCATTCCAAAATTCAATACAGGAGTACGAGGAGGCGAAAAAGAGCTATACTGAAATTCTTGCCATCCGACAACAAACACTGCCCAAGGACCCCCTCGACATCGCCCAAAGCCTTTTCAATCTGGGGGACGTGCAGAACTCGTTGCGGGAGTACGAGGCGGCCAAGAAGAGCCACGCCGAAGCCCTCGACATCTTCCGCAAGGCTTACCGCAAGGATCATCCAAACATCGCCACGAGTCTCAACAATCTGGGGGTCGTGCAGTATGCGTTGCGGGAGTACGAGGCGGCCAAGAAGAGCCACACCGAAGCCCTCGACATCCGACGCAAGGTTCCACTTATAGACCGCAGCTACGTTGCCACGAGTCTCAACAATCTGGGGCTCGTGCAGCATGCGTTGCGGGAGTACGAGGCGGCCAAACGGAACCACACCGAAGCCCTCGACATCCGACGCAAAGCCTTCTCCAAAGACCACCCCGACATAGCCATGAGCCTGAACAACCTGGGGCTCGTGCAGGATTCGTTACGGGAGTACGAGGCGGCCAAACGGAACCACACCGAGGCCCTCGACATTTTCCGCACGGCTCTCCCCAAAGACCAAAAGAAGATTGCCGCTAGCCTGAACAACTTAGGGAACGTGCAGTATTCATTGCGGGATTACGAGGCGGCCAATCAGAGTTACACCGAAGCCCTGGCCATCCGACGTAAAGCTCTTCCCAAAGACCACCCCGACATCGCCATGAGCCTGAACGGTCTGGGGAACGTGCAGAAGTCATTCCGGGAATACGAAGCGGCCAAGCAGAGCTACACCGACGCCCTCGCCATCTACCGGAAGGCTCTCCCCGTGGCCCCCCCGACATCGCCATGA
- a CDS encoding IS701 family transposase has product MTEQEIVGVGPAFARYLGRYRDVFRQDRTAAHFDTYCRGLLSDLPRKSIEPIALASGTTVRTLQLFVTTSVWSYDEARTRLHRFVADTLADLPTDPVGTVGVIDETSSRKWGDHTPGVQRQYLGCVGKVDNGIVTVHVGVTHGTFRTLLDADLFLPESWDVDRARCQAAGIPDTVRHHPKWRLALDQLLRANTNGITFDGPTFDEGYGAAVPLLTVLGVMGQRFVGEIPTNFAVRDAAGGPSRRADERLTGGHAERGRVYRLTRQTTRPSVWRVATAIVWVADRKHTLMVARNDATGEIKYFLTNATAEPVARILAVAFRRWTVEHLFRVAKQEVGLMHDEGRDYTGLMRHRTLAVVVLGFVAAHTERLRGEKPRRDDGAGVPGAQRPVRDPVPAATGNRGHPTYQRRNSIPPAAKQASHPIS; this is encoded by the coding sequence ATGACCGAGCAGGAAATCGTGGGCGTCGGCCCGGCGTTCGCCCGGTATCTGGGCCGGTATCGGGACGTGTTCCGGCAGGACCGCACGGCCGCCCACTTCGACACGTATTGTCGGGGCCTGTTATCCGACCTGCCGCGGAAATCGATCGAACCGATCGCGTTGGCGAGCGGGACGACGGTCCGTACCCTCCAGTTGTTCGTGACGACCTCGGTGTGGTCGTACGACGAGGCCCGGACGCGGTTGCACCGATTCGTGGCCGATACGCTGGCCGATCTCCCGACCGATCCCGTCGGAACGGTCGGGGTGATCGACGAGACGAGCAGCCGGAAGTGGGGGGATCACACTCCGGGCGTCCAACGGCAGTACCTGGGGTGTGTGGGCAAGGTCGACAATGGGATCGTGACCGTCCACGTGGGGGTCACCCACGGCACCTTTCGCACCCTGTTGGACGCCGACCTGTTCCTACCCGAGTCGTGGGACGTGGACCGCGCGCGGTGTCAGGCGGCCGGCATCCCGGACACCGTCCGGCACCACCCGAAGTGGCGGCTGGCCCTCGACCAACTCCTCCGGGCGAACACGAACGGGATCACGTTCGACGGGCCGACGTTCGACGAAGGGTACGGGGCAGCCGTCCCGCTCCTGACCGTGTTGGGCGTGATGGGACAGCGGTTCGTGGGTGAAATCCCGACGAATTTCGCCGTCCGGGACGCGGCCGGGGGCCCCTCCCGGCGGGCCGACGAGCGGTTGACCGGGGGTCACGCCGAGCGGGGGCGAGTGTACCGGTTGACCCGCCAGACGACCCGCCCGTCGGTCTGGCGGGTGGCCACCGCCATCGTCTGGGTGGCCGACCGCAAGCACACCCTGATGGTCGCCCGCAACGACGCGACCGGGGAGATCAAGTACTTCCTGACGAACGCCACGGCCGAGCCGGTGGCTCGGATTCTCGCCGTCGCCTTCCGCCGGTGGACGGTCGAGCATCTATTCCGGGTCGCCAAACAGGAAGTCGGACTGATGCACGACGAGGGGCGGGATTACACGGGGCTGATGCGGCACCGGACCCTGGCCGTGGTCGTCCTCGGATTCGTCGCCGCCCACACGGAGCGGCTCCGGGGGGAAAAACCCAGACGTGACGATGGAGCAGGTGTGCCGGGCGCTCAACGTCCGGTGCGCGATCCTGTTCCGGCGGCGACGGGGAACCGGGGCCACCCAACATACCAGCGACGTAATTCAATACCACCAGCGGCGAAACAAGCAAGCCACCCGATCTCATAA
- a CDS encoding RNA polymerase sigma factor: MTTPEPTHSVTVLFAQLQAPDPTVRDHAARLLLDRYTDDILGLIRRSLAARYSGRVGADDVMQESWVSAIAGLQDGRFQLESRTEFHSLLVTIALNKVRSRVRFENADKRDVHRERRTGTAGAYGSPDAEPPDLQADDPGPAQLAASGEAVAEMLAALPDDLRPVAVLLAQGYTQAEIATVLGVVLRTVERRLARVRELWAPYVDGTSDG, encoded by the coding sequence ATGACCACTCCCGAACCCACGCACTCGGTGACGGTGCTGTTCGCCCAGTTGCAAGCCCCCGATCCGACCGTCCGCGACCACGCCGCCCGGTTGCTGCTCGACCGCTACACCGACGACATCCTCGGCCTCATTCGGCGGTCGCTCGCCGCCCGCTACAGCGGCCGCGTGGGAGCGGACGACGTAATGCAGGAGTCGTGGGTGTCGGCCATCGCGGGTCTGCAAGACGGGCGATTTCAACTGGAGAGCCGCACCGAGTTCCATAGCCTGCTCGTGACGATTGCGTTGAACAAGGTTCGCTCGCGGGTCCGGTTCGAGAACGCGGACAAGCGCGACGTCCATCGTGAACGACGGACCGGGACGGCCGGCGCGTACGGTTCGCCCGATGCAGAACCGCCGGACTTGCAGGCCGACGACCCCGGACCCGCCCAGCTGGCGGCCTCGGGCGAAGCAGTGGCGGAAATGCTCGCCGCGCTGCCCGACGACCTCCGCCCGGTGGCCGTCCTCCTCGCCCAGGGATACACGCAGGCGGAAATCGCGACCGTCCTGGGCGTCGTGTTGAGAACCGTGGAACGCCGACTCGCCCGCGTCCGCGAGCTGTGGGCGCCGTACGTCGACGGCACAAGCGACGGCTGA